From a single Adhaeribacter swui genomic region:
- a CDS encoding M16 family metallopeptidase: MPDYHIHTLPNGIRVLHKQVTHTKIAHCGFILDIGSRDENPDQQGLAHFWEHMAFKGTTKRKSFHILNRLETVGGELNAYTTKEKLCFYASLLESHFEKAFDLLTDITFNSVFPKKEIEKERGVILEEMAMYLDTPEDAIIDEFDNVVFGNHPLGNNILGTKESVSSFTKPSFQEFIDQNLSTSALVFCSVSNWPFEKVLKLAKKYLSDIPQIEKQRVRQPFTGYQPQVITQEKPITQAHCVIGCPAYSLHDERRITFFMLSNLLGGPGMNSRLNLAVREKHGLVYTIDANYATYIDTGLFGIYFGTEKNQLKRTTGLVLKELKKLREKPLGSLQLHTTKEQLMGQLAMAEESNMGLMMMMGKSILDQNKVDSLNEIFDQIQKIKASELTDIANEILREENLSILNYVPAK; the protein is encoded by the coding sequence ATGCCTGATTATCATATTCATACTTTACCTAACGGTATCCGGGTGCTGCACAAGCAGGTAACCCATACCAAAATTGCGCATTGCGGCTTTATCCTGGACATCGGGAGCCGCGATGAAAACCCCGACCAGCAAGGGCTAGCCCATTTTTGGGAACACATGGCGTTTAAAGGAACTACTAAACGCAAATCATTTCATATCTTAAATCGCCTCGAAACGGTGGGCGGTGAGTTAAATGCCTATACTACTAAAGAAAAACTGTGCTTTTACGCTTCCCTGCTGGAGAGCCACTTCGAGAAAGCTTTTGATTTATTAACCGATATTACTTTTAACTCGGTTTTCCCGAAGAAAGAAATCGAGAAAGAACGCGGCGTAATTCTGGAAGAAATGGCCATGTACCTCGATACGCCCGAAGACGCCATTATTGATGAATTTGATAATGTGGTGTTCGGAAATCATCCTTTGGGCAATAACATTTTGGGAACCAAAGAAAGTGTATCGAGTTTTACCAAGCCCAGCTTTCAGGAATTTATCGATCAGAATTTAAGTACCAGCGCTTTGGTGTTTTGTTCGGTGAGTAACTGGCCTTTCGAAAAAGTTTTAAAACTGGCCAAGAAATACTTATCGGATATTCCGCAGATTGAAAAGCAACGCGTGCGTCAGCCTTTTACGGGCTACCAACCTCAGGTAATTACCCAGGAAAAACCCATTACCCAGGCGCATTGCGTAATTGGTTGCCCGGCTTACTCGCTGCACGACGAGCGGCGGATTACTTTTTTTATGCTTTCTAACTTGCTTGGCGGGCCCGGCATGAACTCCCGGTTAAACTTAGCAGTGCGCGAAAAACACGGCCTGGTTTACACCATCGATGCCAACTATGCTACCTACATTGATACCGGCTTGTTCGGGATTTACTTTGGTACCGAGAAAAACCAATTAAAACGGACTACCGGCTTAGTGCTGAAAGAATTAAAAAAACTACGCGAAAAACCGCTGGGATCTTTGCAATTACACACCACCAAAGAACAGCTGATGGGGCAACTGGCCATGGCCGAAGAAAGCAACATGGGCTTAATGATGATGATGGGCAAGAGCATCCTGGACCAGAACAAAGTAGACAGCCTGAACGAAATTTTCGACCAGATCCAGAAAATAAAAGCCAGCGAACTAACCGATATTGCCAACGAAATCCTGCGCGAAGAAAACCTGAGCATTTTAAATTACGTGCCGGCAAAGTAG
- a CDS encoding glycosyltransferase family 4 protein — translation MQIGFDAKRAFTNTSGLGNYSRFVLAALLEQFPQNKYFLYTTRQNEIFKNFVPANPQVQVVEPAGFYRLLPDVWRLGGLASSVKNLKLDIFHGLSNELPFFLNQTKVRQVVTIHDLIYLRFPELYKTHDRIIYNAKFKAACQAADKIIAISRQTQQDLMQFYGIAPEKTEVIYQDCNPIFHYRAEPAVLQTVKEKYRLPDHFLLSVGTLERRKNHLHFLKSWLKSDLTDTHDVVLIGKKLPYTTQIERFIQENNLTSKVHILPYIPFPELPAIYQLAQVFVYPSLFEGFGIPILEGLNSGVPVVTSTGSCFAEAGGKAALYADPADITELATQLVVASTNQLVRNRMIQAGYEQAKKFRAERTIPQINQVYETLMGK, via the coding sequence ATGCAGATAGGATTTGATGCAAAAAGGGCTTTTACCAATACTTCGGGCTTAGGCAACTACAGCCGGTTTGTATTGGCCGCCCTGCTGGAGCAATTTCCGCAGAATAAATACTTTCTTTATACCACGCGCCAAAACGAAATTTTTAAAAATTTTGTGCCAGCTAACCCGCAGGTGCAAGTGGTAGAGCCTGCCGGCTTTTACCGTTTACTGCCGGATGTGTGGCGTTTGGGTGGTTTGGCAAGTTCCGTTAAAAATTTAAAACTGGATATTTTTCATGGGTTAAGCAACGAGCTGCCTTTTTTCTTAAACCAAACCAAAGTTCGCCAGGTAGTTACCATTCACGATTTAATTTATCTGCGCTTTCCGGAGTTATATAAAACCCACGACCGGATTATCTATAATGCCAAGTTTAAAGCTGCTTGCCAGGCCGCCGATAAAATTATAGCCATTAGTCGCCAAACCCAGCAAGATTTAATGCAGTTTTATGGCATAGCGCCGGAAAAAACCGAAGTGATTTATCAGGATTGTAACCCGATTTTTCATTACCGGGCCGAGCCTGCTGTTCTACAAACCGTAAAAGAAAAATACCGCTTACCCGATCATTTTTTGTTGAGCGTAGGCACCTTGGAACGGCGCAAAAACCATTTGCATTTTTTAAAATCCTGGCTAAAATCCGACTTAACCGATACCCACGATGTGGTGCTTATTGGGAAAAAACTGCCGTATACCACGCAAATAGAACGTTTTATTCAGGAAAATAACCTCACCAGCAAAGTACACATTCTGCCGTACATACCCTTTCCGGAACTGCCGGCTATTTACCAGTTGGCGCAGGTTTTTGTGTACCCCTCGTTGTTCGAAGGGTTTGGCATTCCGATACTGGAAGGTTTAAACAGCGGCGTGCCCGTGGTTACGTCTACGGGTTCTTGTTTTGCCGAGGCCGGCGGGAAGGCCGCTTTGTACGCCGACCCGGCTGATATAACTGAGTTAGCGACCCAACTAGTTGTCGCCAGTACCAACCAGCTTGTGCGCAACCGCATGATACAAGCCGGTTACGAGCAAGCTAAAAAGTTCCGGGCCGAACGCACCATTCCGCAAATAAACCAGGTATACGAAACCTTAATGGGCAAGTAA
- a CDS encoding OmpA family protein: protein MKQIFKRAGAVALGLCGLIATTTNAQTADKKWAIGAHANVVQYRGDIGSEFYDWKEGRTGYGLTLSRYLNRALDFSVQANRSRIDYNNNVLGGGPYVAGGPLNYYFDGNMTTVVGAFKLKIGSLFKEGARFDPYLMAGYGGAFAKTNGRGAYGTWPSSTGSYINDGSYANDLVMGAVGLNIRFSETVALTLQTGQLYLFTDQLDGFRGQNADLHDRFLQHTAGLTFSLGKAKDADGDGVPDRKDKCPDTPTGVKVDENGCPVDTDKDGVPDYQDNCPDVAGVAALNGCPDRDNDGVADAQDQCPDQPGSPALNGCPDADGDGVADAQDQCPNTPAGTQVDAKGCPLDTDGDGVNDADDRCPTVAGTPENGGCPRKVLPRGKNRGSVKDTTYIRFETNKAVLKRVSFKTLDDIVRFMKINPEFTIKIEGHADARGTDEYNMALSQRRADAVSRYLTAKGRIAKARVTTEALGESRPMATNDTPEGMAQNRRAEIQLVVTDDLMIDDPATTPSGTGTTPGGTTTPGTTPNGQ from the coding sequence ATGAAACAAATTTTTAAACGAGCAGGAGCGGTAGCATTAGGCCTTTGCGGTTTGATAGCTACTACTACTAATGCGCAAACAGCAGACAAAAAATGGGCAATCGGTGCCCATGCCAACGTGGTTCAATACCGCGGCGATATTGGCTCTGAATTCTACGATTGGAAAGAAGGAAGAACAGGTTATGGTTTAACCCTTTCGCGTTACCTGAACCGGGCTCTGGACTTCTCCGTTCAAGCAAACCGCTCCCGGATTGATTACAACAACAACGTATTAGGCGGTGGCCCTTACGTTGCGGGTGGCCCACTAAATTACTACTTCGATGGTAATATGACTACTGTAGTTGGTGCCTTTAAATTAAAAATTGGTTCTTTATTTAAAGAAGGCGCTCGCTTTGATCCTTACTTAATGGCTGGTTACGGTGGCGCTTTTGCTAAAACCAATGGCCGTGGTGCTTATGGTACCTGGCCAAGCAGCACTGGTAGCTACATTAACGACGGATCTTATGCCAATGACCTGGTTATGGGAGCTGTTGGACTTAATATCCGCTTCAGCGAAACCGTAGCCTTAACGCTACAAACCGGCCAGTTATACTTATTTACGGACCAATTAGATGGCTTTAGAGGCCAAAATGCTGATTTACACGACCGCTTTTTACAACACACCGCCGGTTTAACTTTTAGCTTAGGTAAAGCCAAAGATGCTGATGGCGATGGTGTGCCAGACAGAAAAGATAAATGTCCGGATACACCAACCGGGGTAAAAGTAGACGAGAATGGTTGCCCTGTTGATACCGATAAAGACGGTGTACCTGATTACCAGGATAACTGCCCAGATGTAGCCGGTGTTGCTGCTCTGAATGGTTGCCCAGACCGCGATAATGATGGTGTTGCAGATGCGCAAGACCAATGCCCAGACCAACCTGGATCTCCAGCCCTGAATGGTTGCCCAGATGCAGATGGTGATGGTGTAGCAGATGCCCAGGATCAGTGCCCTAACACTCCTGCCGGAACTCAGGTTGATGCCAAAGGTTGCCCACTTGATACAGATGGTGATGGTGTAAACGACGCCGATGACAGATGCCCAACTGTAGCTGGTACTCCAGAAAACGGCGGTTGCCCACGCAAAGTGCTGCCAAGAGGTAAAAACAGAGGTTCGGTAAAAGACACTACCTACATCCGTTTCGAAACTAACAAAGCCGTATTGAAACGCGTATCTTTCAAAACTCTGGACGATATCGTTCGGTTCATGAAGATAAACCCAGAATTCACTATTAAAATTGAAGGACACGCTGATGCCCGCGGTACCGATGAGTACAACATGGCATTATCTCAACGTCGTGCCGATGCCGTATCTCGTTACTTAACTGCGAAAGGCCGGATAGCGAAAGCTCGTGTAACTACCGAAGCTTTAGGTGAATCCAGACCAATGGCTACGAACGATACTCCGGAAGGAATGGCTCAAAACCGTCGTGCCGAAATTCAGTTAGTTGTAACAGATGATTTAATGATCGACGACCCTGCTACTACTCCAAGCGGAACTGGAACTACTCCAGGTGGCACTACTACCCCAGGTACAACCCCTAATGGTCAATAG
- a CDS encoding thermonuclease family protein produces the protein MNLVMRLRSLHPTYYYLFFWLVIWSCRQKQPETLSATKESTTIGYKVISIKDGDTIELLKDGKPLRVRLLGVDAPEKNQDYGTVARQFTSDLCFNKVVQLIVDGQDRYGRTVGTIILPDGRSLNQELVRNGYAWHYKAYSRDQTLAQLETEARQNRRGLWEKPRPVAPWDFRKSRRQNTNATNTAQNIPRPSDASRKVYICSSTGATTYHLRKTCSVLKRCKTNVETVTRGTAVVNRQRTACKVCAKAA, from the coding sequence ATGAACCTAGTTATGCGCCTGCGTTCGCTTCATCCTACTTATTACTACTTGTTTTTCTGGTTAGTTATTTGGTCGTGCCGGCAAAAACAACCCGAAACCCTCTCGGCAACTAAGGAATCTACCACTATTGGTTACAAAGTTATTTCCATAAAAGACGGCGATACCATTGAACTTTTAAAAGATGGCAAGCCTTTGCGGGTTAGGCTACTCGGGGTAGATGCCCCCGAGAAAAACCAGGATTATGGTACGGTAGCCCGGCAGTTTACTTCGGATTTATGTTTTAATAAAGTAGTGCAATTAATTGTTGATGGCCAGGATCGTTACGGCCGCACGGTTGGTACCATTATTTTACCCGATGGCCGATCTCTGAACCAGGAATTAGTCCGGAATGGCTATGCCTGGCACTACAAAGCGTATTCGCGCGATCAAACGTTAGCGCAGTTAGAGACAGAAGCTCGCCAAAACCGGCGCGGACTCTGGGAAAAGCCCCGGCCGGTTGCCCCCTGGGATTTCCGGAAATCGCGGCGGCAAAACACTAACGCCACCAATACCGCGCAAAACATTCCCCGCCCCTCCGATGCCTCTCGTAAAGTATACATCTGTTCTAGTACCGGAGCTACTACGTATCACCTGCGCAAAACTTGCAGCGTTTTAAAACGCTGTAAAACTAACGTAGAAACCGTTACTCGCGGAACAGCGGTAGTTAACCGGCAACGTACTGCCTGTAAAGTTTGCGCCAAAGCTGCCTGA
- a CDS encoding aminopeptidase P N-terminal domain-containing protein: MKYERINSELFIHNRASFAKHLQKCSLAVFHSNDVMPTNADGTMAFRQNNDLFYLSGIDQEESILLLFPDTRDVRHREVLFIRETNDLILTWEGYKLTKEQAQQVSGIKTIYWLSEFKQVFNTLMAEVENVYLNTNEHTRAVVEVETRDARFIKWCKEKYPLHQYHRSAPIMHNLRAIKSEIEIELIRKACAITEKAFLRLLHFIKPGVMEYEIEAEIAHEFLRNRSRGPAYGSIIASGANACILHYVDNNQECKDGDVILMDFGAEYANYAADLTRSVPVNGTFTKRQREVYQGVLNVLEAARKMLVPGNTLDQYHSFVGTVMENELIKLDLLNETDVRNQDPQQPLYKKYFMHGTSHFLGLDVHDVGNKYRTFEPGMVFTCEPGIYIREEGLGIRLENDILITRNGPQDLMANIPLQPEDIERIMQSA; encoded by the coding sequence ATGAAATACGAACGGATTAACTCAGAATTATTTATTCATAACCGGGCCAGCTTTGCCAAGCACCTGCAAAAATGTTCTTTGGCGGTTTTTCACTCCAACGACGTAATGCCCACCAACGCCGATGGCACCATGGCTTTCCGGCAAAACAACGATTTGTTTTACCTGAGCGGCATCGACCAGGAAGAAAGTATATTGCTATTGTTCCCGGATACGCGCGATGTACGCCACCGCGAAGTACTTTTTATCCGGGAAACCAACGATTTAATTTTAACCTGGGAAGGCTACAAACTTACCAAAGAACAAGCGCAGCAGGTATCCGGCATAAAAACCATTTACTGGCTTTCGGAATTTAAGCAGGTTTTTAACACCTTAATGGCCGAAGTCGAAAACGTTTACCTGAACACCAACGAGCACACCCGCGCCGTGGTAGAAGTAGAAACCCGCGATGCCCGGTTTATAAAATGGTGTAAAGAAAAATACCCTTTGCACCAGTACCACCGGAGCGCCCCCATCATGCATAATTTGCGGGCCATTAAATCCGAAATTGAGATTGAGTTAATCCGGAAAGCTTGCGCAATTACCGAAAAAGCTTTTCTGCGCTTACTCCATTTTATTAAGCCTGGCGTAATGGAGTACGAAATTGAAGCCGAAATTGCGCACGAGTTTCTGCGCAACCGTTCCCGGGGTCCGGCTTATGGTTCTATAATTGCCTCCGGTGCCAATGCTTGTATTTTGCATTACGTAGATAACAACCAGGAATGTAAAGACGGCGACGTTATTCTGATGGATTTTGGGGCCGAGTATGCCAACTACGCCGCCGACTTAACCCGCAGCGTGCCGGTAAACGGCACTTTTACCAAGCGCCAGCGCGAGGTGTACCAGGGTGTTTTAAACGTATTAGAGGCGGCTCGTAAAATGCTGGTTCCGGGCAATACCCTGGACCAATATCATTCTTTTGTGGGTACCGTAATGGAAAACGAGCTTATAAAGCTGGATTTATTAAACGAAACCGACGTACGCAACCAGGACCCGCAACAGCCTTTGTATAAAAAATATTTTATGCACGGCACCTCACACTTCTTAGGCTTAGATGTGCACGATGTGGGAAATAAATACCGCACTTTTGAGCCGGGCATGGTGTTTACCTGCGAGCCGGGCATTTACATTCGCGAAGAAGGCTTGGGTATCCGTCTTGAGAACGATATCTTAATTACCCGTAATGGGCCGCAGGATTTGATGGCGAACATTCCCCTGCAACCAGAAGACATTGAACGGATTATGCAATCTGCTTAG
- a CDS encoding DUF427 domain-containing protein codes for MKAIWNNEVIAESDDTVVVENNYYFPLDAINKQFLIPSDTHTTCPWKGQASYYTVEVNGQQNKDAAWYYADPKPAAANIKNRLAFWKGVQVA; via the coding sequence ATGAAAGCTATTTGGAATAATGAGGTAATTGCGGAAAGTGATGATACTGTAGTTGTTGAAAATAATTATTACTTTCCGTTAGATGCTATTAATAAACAGTTTTTAATACCTTCTGATACGCATACTACCTGCCCTTGGAAGGGGCAAGCCTCTTATTATACCGTGGAGGTAAATGGCCAGCAAAATAAAGATGCTGCCTGGTATTACGCCGATCCCAAACCAGCAGCCGCTAATATTAAAAACCGGCTAGCTTTTTGGAAAGGAGTACAGGTAGCTTAA
- a CDS encoding T9SS type A sorting domain-containing protein, protein MNLTFLRIKYSYLLIVFVVFSGTCLCSNAWAQSKQWDKTFGGYKNYYEDYWGTSSLEAMVRTPDGGYLLAGNSDSDVFEDKTADRIGGNDFWLVRLSSNGTKLWDKAIGGYSFDGLETIVVAPGGGYLLGGVSYSDIGADKSQNSKGGADYWVVKIDENGRKLWDKTFGGTDEDILQAIIPTTDGGYLLGGYSRSGKGGDKSEGSRDTSENYFETSDYWVVKINGSGSKLWDKTIGGNGRDNLKALVATSDGGFLVGGTSASGKSGEKSEASRGLYPSDDYWVVKINSTGTRVWDKTVGGFGTDALQALVTTADGGFFLAGTSDSDITADKTAANKGLTDYWVVKLSATGTKAWDKTYGGRESDNLATMIAGANGSYLMGGSSTSGIGLDKTEANRSDDDYWLVKIDESGTKLWDKAFGGSTGEGGVFGTNYGDFLSAIITTADGGYLVGGTSDSNAGSDKSENSKGFTDFWVIKVKEEIPQATLSWSFTYGGLEADSFSAVVNTSDGGYLLGGHSLSGSSGDKTQTSRGGQDFWIVKTDASGRKLWDKRFGGSNHDYLNHIITTQDGGYLLAGSSLSNTGGDKSQSSRGGQDFWIVKINSAGLKQWDRRFGGSGYEDLRKVIQLTSGEYVLAGLSDSPAGGDKSQASRGGRDFWVVKVNASGTKLWDKRFGGSLNDNLEDFTLTADGGFLLGGSSLSGQNGDKTQGSRGSSDYWFVRIDSKGTKLWDRRFGGSGEEQLFSLGRTATGDFYVAGFSASGVSGDKSENSRGGKDYWMLKISGTGSKIWDRRFGGSSDDELRSIILTADGGYLLGGKSASAKNGDKSQASQGSSDYWVVKTSATGAKLWDKRYGGSAAEDLRAIVTTTEGGYLLAGRSNSGISGDRTQPSQGSTDYWLVNLSYIGEPARRRTLEAERLAVTQPVTLGETETSDLQLRSYPNPFMDKIVITFVLPQTQVVNLKIYDNQGKAISTLYQGEAEANKLYELIWQPKPQVTGGIYFIQLSGSNQNSYQKIILVR, encoded by the coding sequence ATGAATTTAACTTTTCTACGAATTAAGTATTCATATTTATTGATTGTTTTTGTTGTTTTTTCTGGAACTTGTTTATGCTCCAACGCCTGGGCCCAGTCTAAGCAATGGGATAAAACTTTTGGAGGCTATAAAAATTACTACGAAGATTATTGGGGAACCTCTTCTTTAGAAGCGATGGTTCGCACACCAGATGGCGGTTATTTACTAGCAGGTAATTCCGATTCGGATGTTTTTGAAGATAAAACCGCCGACCGGATAGGCGGTAATGATTTTTGGTTGGTACGGTTAAGCAGCAACGGCACTAAACTCTGGGATAAAGCTATTGGCGGCTATAGTTTTGATGGTTTAGAAACTATTGTGGTTGCGCCGGGTGGCGGCTATTTATTGGGCGGTGTTTCTTACTCCGACATTGGTGCTGATAAAAGCCAGAATAGCAAAGGTGGAGCCGATTATTGGGTCGTAAAAATTGATGAAAATGGCCGTAAACTCTGGGACAAAACCTTTGGCGGAACCGACGAAGATATACTGCAAGCCATTATTCCTACTACAGACGGAGGGTATCTTTTAGGGGGGTATTCCCGGTCAGGAAAAGGAGGCGATAAAAGTGAAGGTAGCCGCGATACTTCTGAAAACTATTTCGAAACTTCGGATTATTGGGTGGTTAAAATAAACGGGAGCGGCAGTAAGCTTTGGGATAAAACCATTGGGGGCAATGGCCGGGATAATCTAAAAGCGCTGGTAGCTACCTCGGATGGTGGTTTTTTAGTAGGTGGCACTTCGGCTTCGGGTAAAAGCGGCGAGAAAAGCGAGGCATCGCGCGGGCTATACCCGAGCGATGATTATTGGGTTGTTAAAATAAATAGTACGGGCACGCGCGTTTGGGATAAAACCGTTGGCGGCTTTGGCACGGATGCGCTGCAGGCTTTGGTAACCACCGCCGATGGTGGTTTTTTTCTGGCCGGAACTTCCGACTCCGATATTACCGCCGATAAAACTGCGGCTAACAAGGGTTTAACCGATTATTGGGTAGTAAAACTAAGTGCCACGGGTACTAAAGCCTGGGATAAAACCTATGGTGGCCGCGAAAGCGATAACTTGGCAACCATGATTGCGGGAGCAAATGGCTCTTATTTAATGGGGGGCTCGTCTACTTCGGGTATTGGCTTAGATAAAACGGAGGCTAATCGCAGCGACGACGATTATTGGCTAGTGAAAATCGATGAAAGTGGCACTAAACTCTGGGATAAAGCCTTTGGCGGTAGTACCGGTGAAGGAGGTGTTTTTGGCACCAATTATGGTGATTTTTTAAGCGCCATAATTACTACTGCCGATGGCGGGTACTTAGTGGGCGGCACTTCCGACTCTAATGCTGGCTCCGATAAAAGCGAAAACAGTAAAGGATTTACTGATTTTTGGGTAATAAAAGTAAAAGAAGAAATTCCGCAAGCTACTTTAAGTTGGTCTTTTACCTACGGAGGTTTAGAAGCAGATAGTTTTTCTGCGGTTGTTAATACTAGCGATGGGGGGTACCTGTTGGGTGGGCATTCGCTCTCGGGGAGTAGTGGCGACAAAACCCAGACTAGCCGGGGTGGGCAGGATTTCTGGATTGTGAAAACCGATGCCAGCGGCCGTAAACTTTGGGATAAACGTTTCGGGGGCTCTAACCACGACTACCTGAATCATATTATTACTACCCAGGACGGCGGTTATTTACTAGCTGGTTCTTCTTTATCTAATACGGGCGGGGACAAAAGCCAAAGTAGCCGGGGTGGGCAGGATTTCTGGATTGTAAAGATTAACAGTGCCGGGCTAAAGCAATGGGACCGCCGTTTTGGCGGTTCAGGTTATGAAGATTTACGCAAAGTAATTCAGTTAACTTCCGGCGAATACGTGCTGGCCGGGTTAAGCGATTCGCCGGCTGGGGGCGATAAAAGCCAGGCAAGCCGGGGAGGGCGCGATTTTTGGGTAGTTAAAGTAAATGCCAGCGGTACTAAACTCTGGGATAAGCGCTTTGGCGGAAGTTTAAACGATAACCTGGAAGATTTTACTTTAACCGCCGATGGGGGCTTTCTTTTGGGTGGCTCGTCACTTTCGGGCCAGAATGGCGATAAAACCCAAGGCAGCCGGGGCAGTTCCGATTACTGGTTCGTGCGCATTGATAGCAAAGGAACAAAATTATGGGATCGCCGTTTTGGCGGCAGTGGTGAAGAGCAGCTTTTTTCATTGGGTCGCACCGCTACCGGCGATTTTTACGTAGCTGGTTTTAGTGCTTCTGGGGTGAGCGGCGATAAAAGTGAAAACAGCCGGGGCGGCAAAGATTACTGGATGCTAAAAATTTCGGGTACCGGGTCTAAGATCTGGGACCGTCGTTTTGGAGGCAGCAGCGACGATGAGCTTCGCTCCATTATACTTACGGCCGATGGTGGCTATTTGCTGGGGGGTAAGTCTGCTTCGGCAAAAAACGGCGATAAAAGCCAGGCAAGCCAGGGCAGCAGTGATTACTGGGTAGTAAAAACGTCGGCCACAGGCGCCAAATTGTGGGATAAGCGGTACGGCGGTAGTGCCGCCGAAGACTTACGGGCCATTGTAACTACCACCGAAGGCGGTTATTTATTAGCAGGTCGTTCTAATTCTGGTATTAGCGGCGACCGCACCCAACCCAGCCAAGGCAGCACCGATTATTGGTTGGTAAATCTGAGCTATATAGGCGAACCCGCCCGCCGACGAACTTTAGAAGCAGAACGTTTGGCTGTAACCCAACCTGTTACTTTAGGCGAAACAGAAACATCTGATCTGCAACTACGCAGTTACCCTAATCCTTTTATGGATAAAATCGTTATCACTTTTGTTTTACCGCAAACGCAGGTAGTAAATTTAAAAATTTACGATAACCAGGGTAAGGCAATAAGTACTTTATATCAAGGCGAAGCAGAAGCCAACAAATTATATGAATTGATCTGGCAACCTAAACCGCAAGTAACAGGTGGTATTTACTTTATCCAATTAAGCGGATCAAACCAAAACAGTTATCAAAAAATTATATTAGTGCGCTGA